The proteins below are encoded in one region of Aestuariivirga litoralis:
- a CDS encoding pyridoxamine 5'-phosphate oxidase family protein, whose product MEDQEKKVWRLISKLDVCMLSTLSGNSIRSRPMSAMARPEYGDIVMLTDSHLDKDNEIMRNRHVNLAYSDGGTYVSVEGTAEIEHDRALIRECWSAGAQLFWPNGPEDPSIVAIIVTPEMVEYWDSDNKFIAGLKFAYGLATHTTPFMGEHKRLRL is encoded by the coding sequence ATGGAAGATCAGGAGAAAAAAGTCTGGAGGCTGATCAGCAAGCTTGATGTCTGCATGCTTTCCACACTTTCAGGAAATTCGATCCGGTCGCGGCCGATGTCTGCCATGGCGCGGCCTGAATATGGCGACATCGTCATGCTGACGGATTCGCATCTCGACAAGGACAATGAGATCATGCGCAACCGGCATGTGAACCTCGCCTATTCTGATGGCGGCACTTACGTCTCTGTCGAAGGCACTGCTGAAATCGAACATGACCGCGCCCTGATCCGCGAATGCTGGAGTGCGGGTGCGCAATTGTTCTGGCCGAACGGGCCTGAAGATCCATCCATCGTCGCCATCATCGTGACGCCCGAAATGGTGGAATATTGGGACAGCGACAACAAATTTATTGCCGGCCTCAAGTTCGCCTATGGCTTGGCCACGCATACAACGCCCTTCATGGGCGAACACAAGCGGCTGCGCCTCTGA